A genomic segment from Syngnathus scovelli strain Florida chromosome 3, RoL_Ssco_1.2, whole genome shotgun sequence encodes:
- the ela3l gene encoding elastase 3 like isoform X2, which yields MIPIVLASVLIAAALGCGTPPVEPRTSRVVNGEDARPHSWPWQISLQYERDGEWRHTCGGSLIADNWVMTAAHCINNKLSYRVFVGKHNLVEEEAGSKAILPEKIIVHEKWNPIFVAFGNDIAMIKLSEPVTLSDQVQLACVPPADTLLTNLYPCYITGWGRLYTGGPIADKLQQALMPVADHPTCSQPDWWGIAVRTSMVCAGGDGVVGGCNGDSGGPLNCKNMEGTWEVHGIASFVSGLGCNYAKKPTVFTRVSAFNDWIDQVMMNN from the exons ATGATCCCAATTGTGTTGGCCTCAGTTCTCATTGCTGCTG CCCTCGGGTGCGGCACGCCGCCCGTGGAGCCTCGGACCTCCCGTGTGGTCAACGGCGAAGACGCTAGGCCTCACAGCTGGCCTTGGCAG ATTTCTCTTCAGTATGAGAGGGATGGAGAGTGGAGGCACACTTGTGGCGGATCTCTGATTGCTGACAACTGGGTCATGACTGCCGCTCATTGCATCAA CAACAAGCTGTCCTACAGGGTGTTTGTGGGCAAACACAATCTGGTGGAGGAAGAGGCCGGCTCCAAGGCCATCCTGCCCGAGAAGATCATTGTGCACGAGAAATGGAACCCCATCTTTGTGGCTTTCgg AAACGACATCGCCATGATCAAGCTGTCCGAGCCGGTGACTTTGAGCGACCAGGTTCAGTTGGCATGCGTTCCCCCTGCTGACACCCTCTTGACCAACCTCTACCCCTGTTACATCACTGGATGGGGTAGACTGTACA CCGGAGGCCCGATTGCTGATAAGTTGCAGCAGGCTTTGATGCCGGTGGCTGACCACCCTACTTGCTCGCAGCCTGACTGGTGGGGCATCGCTGTCAGGACCAGCATGGTGTGTGCCGGTGGGGATGGAGTCGTGGGTGGATGCAAT GGAGACTCAGGCGGACCTCTGAACTGTAAGAACATGGAGGGTACCTGGGAGGTCCACGGCATTGCCAGTTTTGTCTCCGGCTTGGGCTGCAACTACGCGAAGAAGCCTACCGTCTTCACCCGCGTGTCCGCCTTCAACGACTGGATCGATCAG GTTATGATGAACAACTAA
- the fam219ab gene encoding protein FAM219A gives MMEEIDRFQVPNVVQEAEMQPLDPASSTASEADSDTREGEPVTLNYKPSPLQMKIEKQRELARKGSLKNGNVVGSPVNNQPKKNNVMARTRLVVPNKGYSSLDQSPDEKPLVALDTDSDDDFDMSRYSSSGYSSAEQINQDLNIQLLKDGYRLDEIPDDEDLDLIPPKSVNPTCICCQASPSTTCHIQ, from the exons ATGATGGAGGAGATCGACCGATTCCAAGTGCCCAACGTCGTGCAGGAGGCGGAGATGCAGCCGCTG GACCCAGCCTCCTCCACGGCCTCGGAGGCTGACTCGGACACCAGAGAGGGCGAACCCGTCACCCTCAACTACAAGCCCTCCCCCCTCCAGATGAAAATAG AGAAACAGAGAGAGCTCGCCAGGAAGGGCTCGTTGAAGAACGGCAACGTCGTGGGCAGTCCGGTTAACAACCAACCCAAGAAGAACAACGTCATGGCCAGAACCCG GTTGGTAGTGCCCAATAAAGGCTACTCCTCGTTAGACCAGAGTCCAGATGAGAAGCCCTTGGTTGCGTTGGACACAGACAG TGACGATGACTTTGACATGTCGAGATACTCATCGTCCGGATACTCCTCTGCTGAG CAAATCAACCAAGATCTCAACATCCAGCTGCTGAAGGACGGTTACCGCTTGGATGAGATACCGGATGACGAGGACCTGGATCTGATCCCGCCTAAATCGGTTAACCCGACCTGCATTTGCTGCCAGGCAAGCCCCTCCACTACCTGTCACATTCAGTAA